TCTATCTCTTCATCACTGGCTCCAGCCAAGATTTCTTGCACCAGTTCACCAGCGATGCAAGCACTGCCCACAAGCAACCCGGCTCGCATAGTTTGGAGCTCACTTTTTGGTATCCTCGGTACACTGTAAAAATACTTCACATGTGCGTTCGAAACGAGCTTGTAGAGGTTCTTGAGCCCTTCCTTATTTTGAACGAGGATGGTCGCGTGGAACGGTTTTGATTGCGTAACGAGAGACTCTTTGTGGACGGACTCGATTTGTTTGAAGCTTTTTATGCCTCTTTCCTCAAGGATTTTCAAAAGTTCCAAGAAAACTCTCGCGGTGACCTTCGCGTCATCCAACGCTCTGTGGTGTTTGAAAGAACCTATTTTGAAGTGTGAAACGAGTTTTTCTAAATTATAGCTAGACAGTTTCACCAACCTTTTTGCCAACGCCAGCGTGTCTATGACAGGGAGATTCCATTCAACACCACAGATCCTTTTTGCATGATATCTGAGGAATCTGTAATCGAAGTTGGCATTGTGAGCCACAAGAACGCTACCTTCACAGAACTTCAAAAATTTTGGTAACACTTCCTCTAAAGGAGGTTGATCTTGGAGCATCTCATCAGTGATACTCGTGAACTGAACTGTGAAAGAATCGAGTTTTTCCTTGGGTCTAACCAAGGTGTGAAATTCATCAGATATCTCTCCGTTCTCGATCCTGACCGCACCGATCTCTATGATCTCGTTGAACATAGGATGCAAGCCCGTCGTTTCAAGATCCACAACGATGTAACTGTTCGTCTTTATATCCACGTCATCGCCACTCAGAATCACTGGCTCCATATCGTTAACCAAATAGGCTTCCATACCAAAAATAGGCTTGATGCCGTGACTCTTGCAAACCTCAAAGAACTGCGGTATAGCTTGCACCACGCCATGATCTGTGAGTGCAATAGCCTTCCATCCCCACTTTGCAGCCGTTTTCACGTAATCTTCTATATCTAGAACGCTGTCTAGATCGCTGAATTTGCTGTGTGCGTGTAATTCAACACGCTTTTCGCTGAATGTGTCCAATCTTTCGTGATTATCGGTCTTTTCAAAATCTTCAACATAGAGGATTGGTTCCCCGCTCTCATCGAATTTCAATGTCCCAGAGAACACAACGTGGTCTTTCTCTCGAATCGAGTTCAGCACTTTATCAACATTGCTGTTTGTGACAATGCATGCGAGTGAATCCACTTTGTCTGTTATATAAACCATCAGTGTTCTTTTCTTTCCCTCTCTCAGGTCCAGCTTGAAGACACTACCTTCCACTTTTACCTTTCCAGATTCGGTCGGCAACTTTGAAGGAGTGAAAAACTTCGATTCTCTTTTCTTTTTTTTCGGTTTTTCCTCAACCACGAACACAGGTTCTTCTATTTGTAGGTTCGGTTGTGCCACCTCTATCTCTATGGGTCGCTTCGAACCTGTCAGGCTTTCTATCTTTTTACTGACATCGGTGAGCTTACCGTTGAGCCTTTCTTTCGCGAAATCTCCACTCACTCTCAACACTACTTTGTCTGGTAGTAGAACGACATCTTGAACGTAGGGAAAACTTCCGTTGAGTTCTTTCCTGATTTTTTCGAGTTCAATTCCAGTTTCCAAGAACTGCAGCACAACATACACACCCAACTCTTGAGAGAGTTTCTCACGCAAGATCTGCTCAGAAGGAAGATTCTTCTTATCTATTTTTAAAATCAATGTGTTTGTGATGGCATCGTAAATCACTTGAAGGATCTTACAAGATTCTTTCAAATTGATCCCCATCGATCTCGCGATCTGTTTCAGATCCATTCCAAGTTCTTCAATGAACAACCTCTTCATCGGACGAACCTCCGTTCGAAATTCCCACAATGCGCATGACATATGGCTATAGCCAGGGCATCGGCAGCATCGTCCGGCTTGGGCTTTTTTTTGAGCTCAAGCAACAATGCGACCCACTTTTGAATATCGGCTTTGGTTGCCCTTCCGTTACCGGTCACCGCTTTCTTAACCATATGTGGCGTGTACTCAAAGATGGGAAGATCGTACTCCACCACCGCCAGTAACGCCACACCACGTGCTTCTCCGACTGCGATGGCGGTGGTAACGTTTTTGTAAAAGAACAATCTCTCTATAGCCACCTCGTTCGGCGTATAGTTTCGAATGATATTTCTGATCTGATCGTAAAGGCTTTTCAATCTGACCTGGATTGGTTTATCTTTCTCTGTGAAGATGGCTCCATGAACGATGTGTCGAAGTGTATTTCCGGAGACTTCAATGACCCCGTAGCCAAGCGTCCCGAAACCCGGATCGAGTCCCAGTATTTTCAAAGGTGACACCCCA
This sequence is a window from Pseudothermotoga sp.. Protein-coding genes within it:
- the ruvC gene encoding crossover junction endodeoxyribonuclease RuvC, which codes for MKILGLDPGFGTLGYGVIEVSGNTLRHIVHGAIFTEKDKPIQVRLKSLYDQIRNIIRNYTPNEVAIERLFFYKNVTTAIAVGEARGVALLAVVEYDLPIFEYTPHMVKKAVTGNGRATKADIQKWVALLLELKKKPKPDDAADALAIAICHAHCGNFERRFVR